From the Achromobacter xylosoxidans A8 genome, the window ATCGGCGATTTCCTGCATGCGGCGGGTATCCTTGTCGGTCAGCTTGGGCGTGAAGACCTGCGTGCCGATGGCTTCGGCGATGACGGTCTCGCGCGGCAGTTCGCCACGGGTCAGGGTCTTGAGCGTGGGCTCGGCGATGAAATACGAGGCGATCAGCTTGGAGGCCTGAGCGGGTTCCTTCTGCAACAGCTGGATGGCCTGGTTCTGCGCGTCCAGCGCCTTCCAGACGTCGTCCTTGCGCTTGGCCAGCGTTTCGCCAGAGGTGATCACCACCATGCAAGGGAACGGCCAGGCCTGGCCCACTTCGTAGATCTGCTTGACCGGCGCGATCAGCTGCGCGATGCGGTCGTAGGGTTCGAACAGGAAAGCCGCGTCCACGCGCTTGCCCACCAGCGACTGGACCGCCACCGCCGGGCTCACGCCCATCACGTTGACGTCATCGGCGGACAGATTGCCCTGCTTGAGCACCACGCCCTTGAGGACCACGTCCGCGGTGCTGCCTTCGGCTTGGGACGCCAGGGTCTTGCCCTTCAACCCCGCGATGTCCTTGATGCCGGAATCGTCGCGCACGATCAGCGAGTGGTAGCCCTGCTGCGCGCCGCCCACGACCTTCAGGTCCGCGCCCTTGGAAGCCCAGGCCACGGCGTTGGTGAATCCCAGCACGCCGATGTCCAGCTGGCCGCCGACGATGGCCTTGATCAGGTCGGTACCCGACTTGAACTCGATCAGCTCGGAATCCAGCCCGGCCTTCTTGTAGTAGCCGCCCTCTTGCGCAACGATGGCTTGCGCATCGTCCATCACGCGCAGATAGCCCACGCGGAATTTCTCGGCGGCCATGGCGGGGGCCGCCGCCAGCAGCGCCGCGGCCAGCGGCAGGGACAGCCATTGCTTCAATTTCATGGGAAGTGCTCCAGGGTATGCAGGGCTGGCCGGCGCGCAGGCGCCGGCAGCAAGGATTCAGATCGGGCCTGTCAGGCGGCCAGGGCCAGGTCGGCGTGCTCGCTGGAGCCGTCCACCGCGATGCCGAGCAGGCGCAGGATCTCGCGCTTCTCGGTAGCCAGACCGGACAGGTCATGGGTCTTTTCGCGGTGCGCCAGGTTGAATTCGCGCAGCACGCGAGCCGGGCGCGGGCTGAAGACGATGATGCGGTCGGCCAGGAACAGGGCCTCGTCCACGTCGTGGGTGACGAGCAGCACGGTGGGCTTTTCCTGGGCGATCAGCTGGCGCAGCACGTCTTGCAGGCTGAGCCTGGTCAGCGCGTCCAGCGCGCCGAAAGGCTCGTCCATCAGCATGGTCTGGGGCTGGGCGATGAAGGCCCGCGCCAGCGCGGCGCGCTGGCGCATGCCGCCGGAAACCTGATGCGGGTAATAGTGTTCGAAGCCGGCCAGGCTGACGCGCGCCAACCATTGGCGGGCGGCTTCGCGGGCGCGGGCCTTGGGCGTGTTCTGGAATTCCAGCGCCAGCGCCACGTTGTCTTCCAGCGTCAGCCAGGGGTACAGCGCATGTTCCTGGAACACCAGGGTACGGCTGGGATGGGGGCCTGCGACCGCCTTGCCGTCGGCCAGCACGCTGCCTTCGGTGGGCTTTTCCAGACCGGCCGCCAGATGCAGCAAGGTGGACTTGCCGCAACCCGACGGGCCTACCAGGGCGACCAGTTCGCCGGCCTTGATTTCACTGGTAAAGCCGTCCACCACGGGCAGTTCGCCGAAGTGCTTGTGGACATGGTCGAAGGTCAGGTTCATGGAACGTATCGTCGCGGGCCAAAAAATGAGCCTCCAATCTAACAATTCGTTATATGAATCCAAACTATCAATATTGAATGTCTTAACTTCTTTTCGTAATAAGGATCGAGTCCAACCCCGTCGGGAGCGCTGAGTGTAGAGGGACCCGCAATAGCCAAATCGAATCGATAACGCGCAAAACGATATTGGACCCCTGCCCCCTCCGTCATTAAGGTGAACCCAGACATAACGGGGTCCACCCCGATCGGAGCAACATGGAGCGAGACAACACCGCCGCCGCGCAACCGCGCGGCGCGCTATCCCATTTGAAGATCCTGGACCTGACCCGCGTGCTGGCCGGCCCATGGGCGACGCAGACGCTGGCCGACATGGGCGCGGACGTGATCAAGGTCGAGCGGCCCGAACACGGTGACGACACGCGCGGCTGGGGGCCTCCCTTCCTGACCGGCGCCGACGGCGCCGAAACCCGGGATTCGTCCTACTTCCTCAGCGCCAACCGCGGCAAGCGGTCGATTACCGTGGACCTCGCCACGGCCGAGGGCCAGGCGCTCATTGCGGAACTGGCCAAAGATTCCGACGTGCTGGTCGAGAACTACAAGGTCGGCACGCTGGCGCGCTTCGGGCTGGACTATGAAAGCCTGCGCGCCATCAATCCGCGCCTGATCTATTGCTCGATCACCGGCTTCGGCCAGGACGGCCCCTACGCGCCTCTGCCGGGCTATGACTTCGTGTTCCAGGGCATGGGCGGACTGATGAGCATCACCGGCGATCCGGCCGGCGAGCCGATGAAATCCGGCATTGCGATCACCGACCTGCTGACGGGCGTCTATGCCAGCACAGCCATACTGGCCGCGGTCGAGCACCGCCGCGTCAGCGGCGTGGGGCAATACATCGACATGTCGTTGCTGGACTGCGTGATCACGATCTCGTCTTACCAGGCCATCAACTACTTCCTGTCCGGACGGGTGCCGCAGCGCATGGGCAATGCCCATTCCAACATGGTTCCCTACCAGGTGTTCGCCTGCAAGGAAGGCTCGGTCATCGTCGCTGTCGGCAATGACGGCCAGTACCGCGCATTCTGCGGCGCCATCGGCCGCGCCGACCTGGCCGCCGATGAACGCTACGCCACGGCCGGACAGCGCAACCGCAACCGCGACACGCTGATCCCGCCGATCGCCGAGGCCATGCGCGCGCGCACCATGCTGGAATGGGTGGAAATACTGCAGGCGGTGAACGTGCCCTGCGGCCCCATCTACAACATCGAGCAAGTCTTCCAGGACCCACACGTGCGCCATCGCGGCATGCAGCTATCGCTGCCCCACGCCGCGGGCGTGGACACGCCGGCCGTGGCCAATCCCATCCGCATGCGCGACACCCCCATGCGCTACGACCGGGCCGCGCCCACCCTGGGCCAGCACACCGACAGTGTGCTGCGCGAACGGCTGGGCCTGGACGACAGCCGCATCGCCGAGCTTAAAACCCGCGGAATCATCTGACCCCAGCCGCCGGACAGGCGGCCATGACAACAACCCAGGAGACACCACCATGCGCATCATTACCGCCGCGGTCTGCGGCGCCCTGACACTGGCGGCCGTCGCGGCCGCGCCCGCGTTGGCCCAGGACGGCCCGGTCCGCTTCATCGTGCCCTATCCGCCTGGCGGCGCCGCCGACCAGATCACGCGCCTGGTGGCGCAGGAAATGAGCAAGGGCGGCGGCGAGACCATCATCGTCGAGAACAAGCCGGGCGCCGCCGGCATGATCGCCGCGGACTACGTCGCCCGCGCCAAGCCTGACGGCAAGACCTTCTTCGTCGGCTCCAACGCGCCGCTGGTCATAAACCAGGCGCTATACGCGAAGATGACCTACAACCCGGCCAAGGACTTCGTGCCGGTCTCGGGGCTGGCCAAGTCGCCGCTCCTGCTGGTGGTGCGGCACGACCTGCCGGCGCGCGACGTGAAGGCGCTGATCGCCCTGGGCAAGCAGTCCCCCGGCAAGCTGACGATGGGTTCGGCCGGCACCGGCAACATCACCTATCTTGCCGGCGAGTACGCCGTCAGCAAGCTGGGCTTCCAGGTCACGCATGTGCCCTACCAGGGCAGCGCGCCCGCCATCGTTGGCCTGATGGGCAGCAGCACCGACATGATGTTCGACGCGTTGCCCTCCAGCATGGCGCAGGCGCAGGCCGGCAAGATCCGCCCCTTCGCCGTGCTCGACGACAAGCGCTTCGCCGGCCTGCCCGACGTGCCCACCGCCGCCGAGCTGGGCTATGCCGGCATGGACGCCAGCGCCTGGTTCGGACTGGTGGCGCCCGCCGACACGCAGCCCGCCGTCGTCCAGAGCATGAACCGCGGCGTGAACCAGGCGCTGCAGCAGCCGGAATTGCAACGCAAGCTCACGCAGATCGGCGCTGTGTCCATGCCGGGCGACGCCCAGGTGTTCGCCGCCTTCGTGCAGGCAGAGCGCGACCGCTGGCTGCCGGTCGCCCGCGACCTGGGCCTGAAGGCCCAGTAAGGGAAGTCCGCCATGATCACCTTGGACTCCATCGCGGCGTTGCGCGCCTTTTCGGGGCAGCCTGCCGCCCTCACGCCCTGGCAGGCGGTAGACCAGGACACCATCAACCGCTTCGGCCTGGCCACCGGCGATACGCAGTGGATCCACATGGATCCGCAGCGCGCGCAGGCCGAATCCCCCTACGGCGCGGCCATTGCGCACGGCCTGCTGACGCTCTCCCTGCTGCCCAGCCTGTACGCATCCGCCATCCGCTTTCCCAACCGCAGGCTGGCGGTGAACTACGGCTTTGACCGCGTGCGCTTCACGCAGGCGGTCAAGGCCGGCGCACGCATCCGCGGTGCGTTCGCGCTGGCTGGCGTGGACGAGCTGCCCGACGGCCAGGCGCGTCTGGCCTGGGATGTGCGCATCGACATCGATGGCGAGGAACGGCCGGCGCTGGTCGCGCGCTGGCTCACGCAGATCGCGTATCACCCAGCCCAAAAGGAGCAGGCATGACACTGAAGATCACCCGCCACGGCGCCACCGCCGTGCTGGCCATGGACCGGCCCGATCAGCGCAACGCGCTCAGCCTTGAGATGCGCGATGCGTTCGCGCATGCCCTGCCGGAACTGCGCGAGGACGACGGCATCAAGGCCGTCGTGCTGACGGGTTCCGGCGGGCATTTCTGCGCCGGCGGCGACATCAAGTCCATCGCCCAGGCGCATGCGGCGGGCCTGGACGCCTTCGAAGGACGGGAACGCATCCGCAAGATCCACCGCTGGTACGACGCGCTGGTGGATCTGGAAAAACCGGTCATCAGCGCGGTCGAGGGCGTTGCCTTCGGCGCCGGCCTGTCGCTGGCGCTTTGCGCGGACTACGCCATCGCGCGGCGCGGCGCCACCTTCTGCGCCGTGTTCGCCCGCATCGGCTATGTGCCCGACATGCTCGGCATGTATCTGCTGCCACGCGCGGTCGGCCTGGCGCGCGCCAAGGAACTGGTGTTCACCGCCCGGGTCTGCGAGGCCGAGGAGGCGCTGGAACTGGGCCTGGTGCAGGCCCTGTGCGACGGCGACCCGCTGGAACAGGCGCTGGCCATGGCCGAACGCTTCCATGCGGCGCCGACGCAGGCGCTGGGCCTGGCCAAGACGATCATGAACCGGACTTTCGAGTCCAGCCGCGAGGACATCTACGCGCAAGAGGCCATGGCCCAGGCCATCTGCCGCGACAGCGCATTCCATCGCGACGCCGCCCGGCGTTTCGTGGAAAAACTGCCTCCTGCCTACAAATGGGATTGAACGACAAGGGATTGAACGACATGCCGACAGAAACCCAAGCTGCCGAACCCGGACCCCAGGCCTGCTACGAGGCCTATCTGGACGAAGGCCGTTTCATGCTGCAGCGCGACCGCGCCAGCGGCGAGTTTTTCTTCTATCCGCGCGTGGCCGCGCCGCGCAGCGGCTCACGCGACCTGGAATGGGCCGCCCCCAGCGGGCTCGGCCGGGTCCATGCCGCCACCGTGATCCATCCGCGCCCGCCCGAAACGCCCTACAGCGTCGTGCTGATCGACCTGGACGAAGGGCCACGGCTGATGTCGCGGGTGGACGGCATCCCCGCACAGGAGGTGCGTATCGGCGCCCGGGTGCGCGCCCGCGTCATCCAGGAGGCCGGACGCGGCCTGCTGGTATTCGAACCCACGGCGGAGCAGGCATGACCCAAGACCGTTTCCCGCGCGGCAAGGCCGCCATCGTGGCCGGCGCCACCTACGGCATAGGCCAGATGCCCGGCATGAGCTCCATGGACCTCGCGGTCGGGGCCAGCCTGGCGGCCCTGGACCAGGCGGGACTGCGCCCCGACCAGGTCGACGGCCTGTTCATCGGCCTGCCCGACGACTTCATGTCCGGCCTGGGCTTTGCCGAATACCTGGGCATCTCGCCGCGCCTGACCGACAACAACCGCACCGGTGGGTCCTCCTTCCTGACCCACGCCATGTGGGCCGCGCTGGCACTGGAGGCGGGCCAATGCGACGTGGCGCTGATCGCCTACGGCAGCAACCAGCGCAGCGGCGCGGGCAAGCTGGTCAGTTCCATGCGTCCTTCTCCCAACGAGGCGCCCTACCGGCTGGCGCGCCCCGTGGGCGCCTATGCGCTGGCGGCTTCACGCTACGCCCACCAGTACGGATTGAAGCGCGAACAGCTGGGCGCGGTCGCCATCGCCGCGCGCCAATGGGCCATGCTCAATCCCGAGGCTGCCATGCGCGAGCCCCTGGACATGGCGCAGTACCTGTCGGCCCGCATGGTGGCCGAGCCCCTGAGCGTGCGCGACTGCTGCCTGGTGACCGACGGCGCGGCCGCCGTGGTGATGACCCGCGCCGACCGCGCACGCGACCACTGCGCCCGGCCCGCCTACCTGCTGGGCGCGGCGGCCGCCACCGACCATCGCGAGATCACCAATATGCCGGACCTGACGGTGACCGCCGCCGTGCGCAGCGGTGCGCGCGCCTATGCCCAGGCCGGCGTGCGTCCGCAGGACATCGACGTGCTGGAGCTGTACGACGCTTTCACCATCAACCCCATCCTGTTCCTCGAAGACCTGGGATTCTGCGCCAAGGGCGAAGGCGCGGCCTTCGTTGAAAACGGCCGCATCGCGCCGGGCGGCGAACTGCCGGTCAATACCAACGGCGGCGGCCTCTCCTGCGTGCATCCCGGCATGTACGGCCTGTTCACGATGGTCGAAGCCTACGTCCAGCTGGCCGGCCTGGGCGGCGCGCGCCAGGTGCCTGGCGCCAGCCTGGCGCTGGCGCACGGCAACGGCGGCGAACTCTCCAGCCAGGCCACGTTGATCCTGGGCGCGGCCGAAACGCTCTGAACCCCACAAGGAAAACCATGAATCACACTGCTTATCTGCTCGACCAACGCAGCATCATCGTGACGGGCGCGGCCCAAGGCATAGGCCGCGCCATCAGCGAACTGGCCATGCAATTGGGCGCGCGCGTCACGGCCGTGGATATGAACGCCGATGCGCTCGCCGCGTTTGAGCGCGAGGCGCCGCAAGGCCAGTTGCTGACCCTGGCCGGCGACGTGTCGGACCCGGCCTTCGCCGAAGCGGCGGTGGCGCAGACGGCCGAACGTTTCGGCACGGTCGACGGCCTGGTGAACAACGCCGGCATCACGCGCACCGCCATGATAGAAAAGATGACCCAGGAAGCCTGGCAGAAGGTGATCGACGTGCACCTGACCGGTTCCTTCCAGTTCCTGCAGGCCGTCGGCCGCCATATGCTGGCGACAGCGCGCGAGACCGGCAAGCCCGGCGGGTCGGTGGTCAACATCACCTCGGACGCAGGCCGCCGCGGCACTATCGGCCAGATCAACTACGCCGCAGCCAAGTCGGGCGTGCTGGGGCTGACCATGAGCGCGGCGCGCGAATGGGGCAAGTACGGGATACGGGTCAACACCATCGGCTTTGGCGTGGTGGAAACGCCCATGACGGAAACCATACGCGGGGACAAGTTCCGCGACACCTATCTGTCGCAGATCCCGCTGGGTCGCTTCGGCCAGCCTGAGGAGGTGGCCTGGCCGGTGTGCTTCCTGCTATCGGATGCCGCCTCGTACATGACGGGGCAGCATCTTTATGCCAATGGCGGGATGACCATCGGCATGTAAGCCTGGTCCGGGGCCGCCGCGCCTGGCGGCCCGCGGCGTCCTCAGGCGTCGATGCCGCGCGAGGTCAGGTAGTCGTCGTAGCCGCCGCGGTAGTCGACGATCTCGCCCGTAGGCAGGATTTCGATCACGCGCGTGGCCAGGCCGGAAACGAACTCGCGGTCATGCGACACGAACACCAGCGTGCCTTCGTACTTTTCCAGCGCGAACTGCAGCGACTCGATCGATTCCATATCCAGGTGGTTGGTGGGTTCGTCGAGCAGCATGACGTTGTGCCGGCCCAGCATCAGGCGGCCGAAGGTCATGCGGTTCTTTTCGCCACCGGACAGCACCTTGGGCGCCTTGGGCAGGTCGTCCGCCGAGAACAACAGGCGGCCCAGCACCGAACGGATGGACTGGTCATCGTCGCCCGGCTGGCGGTGGTCGCCCATCCAGTCCAGCAGATTGATGTCGGTCTGCAGGAACTGGTCGGACACGTCCTGCGCCATGTAGCCCAGGTCAGCGTTCTCGGACCACTTCACGTCGCCCGAATCGGGTTGCAGGTCGGTGGCCAGGAGGCGCAGCAGCGTGGTCTTGCCGACGCCGTTGGCGCCGATGATGGCGATCTTCTCGCCCGCGTCGACCATGGCCGAGAACTTGCGGATGACGGGCGCGTCGTAGGCCTTGGTCAGGTTCTCGACGGTGACCGCCAGGCGGTGCATGACCTTGTTCTGTTCGAAGCGGATGTACGGGTTCTGGCGCGACGAGGGCTTGACCACGACCTGGTCGGCCTTGATGCGGTCGATCTGCTTCAGGCGCGAAGTGGCCTGGCGCGACTTGGACTTGTTGGCGGCGAAGCGGCGCACGAAGTCCTGCAGTTCGGCGACGCGTTCCTTGGCCTTGGCGTTGTTGGACACCAGGCGTTCGCGCGCCTGGGTGGACGCCAGCATGTAGTCATCGTAGTTGCCGGCATAGATGCGGATCTCGCCATAGTCCACGTCGGCCATGTGCGTGCACACCTGGTTCAGGAAGTGGCGGTCGTGGCTGATGATGATCATCGTGCTCTGGTAGCCGTTGAGCACGTTTTCCAACCAGCGGATGGTGTTGATGTCCAGGTTGTTGGTCGGCTCGTCCAGCAGCAGCACGTCGGGATTCGAGAACAGGGCCTGTGCCAGCAGCACGCGCAGCTTCCAGCCCGGCGCCACTTCGCGCATGGGCAGGTTGTGCTGGTCGACGGCGATTTCCAGGCCCAGCAGCAGTTCGCCGGCGCGGGCTTCGGCGGTATAGCCGTCGTACTCGGCGAACTTGGCCTCCAGGTCGGCCGCGCGCATGTAGTCGTCTTCGGTCGCTTCCGGGTTGGCGTAGATGGCGTCGCGCTCGGACATGGCGGCCCACATCTCGGTGTGGCCCATCATGACCACGTCCAGCACGCGCAGGTCTTCAAACGCGAACTGGTCCTGGCGCAGCTTGCCCAGGCGCACGCCCGGCTCCAGCGACACGTTGCCCGCCGATGCTTCCAGGTCGCCGCCGATGATCTTCATGAAGGTCGACTTGCCGGAACCGTTGGCCCCGATCAGCCCGTAGCGGTTGCCTTCCCCGAACTTGACGCTGACGTTCTCGAAAAGGGGTTTGGGACCGAACTGGATGGTGAGATTGGCGGTGGATATCACGGTGTGTTTTAGAGGCTAAAGGCGTCTGGGACGCGTGCGGGAAACCTGACATTGTACCAAGCCCGCTTGACGCCCGCCCTGCCCCACGCTTGGCGCCCCGCAATCCGTCTCGGAAGCCGGACCGGGAGCGGCCTTCCCACCGCCCACGCGCCTGCCCGCCGCTACTGGTTGACGTCGATGACGTACCTGCCGCGATTGCCGCCCGCCATCATTCTTGCGGCAAGCTCCGGCACCTGTCCCAAGCCAGCCGTCATCACAATATCGGCGAACGGCGTATCGCCGTACACCCGCCCCAGCCGCTCCCAGGCCTCGCGTCGCCGCGCAACCGGACACATCACCGAGTCCACCCCCAGCAGGCGGACGCCGCGCAGGATGAAGGGCATGACCGTGGCAGGCAAGTCGACGCCGCCGGCCAGGCCGCAGGCCGCGACCGCGCCACCGTACTCCGTCGAGGCCAACACCCGTGCCAGCACGGCCGATCCCACCGTGTCCACCGCGCCGGCCCAGCGCTGGTTCTCCAGGGGTTTGGAAGCCTGCGCCCAATCCGCGCCCGCAAGCACTTCGGACGCGCCCAACGAAATCAGATAGGGATGCACGGCCTCGCGCCCGGGCTGCACCAGCGCCGCGACCCGATACCCCAGGCGTGCCAGGAGCGCCACCGCCACGCTGCCGACCCCGCCGGACGCGCCAGTCACCAGCACCGTGCCGCTTCCAGGACCGATACCCGCGGCTTCCAGTTCCATGACGCATAGCATGGCGGTTAACCCTGCGGTGCCGATAGCCATGGCCTTGAAGCTGTCCAGGCCCGACGCCAGCGGCACCAGCCATTCCGACTTGACACGCTGCACCTGGGCATAGCCGCCCCAATAGCGCTCGCCGACACTCCAGCCGGTCAGCACCACCGGCGTTCCGACGGGATAGTCCGGCGCGTCAGAGTCAATCACCGTACCGGCCAGATCGATCCCAGGCACCATGGGAAAGTCGCGCACGATCCTGCCCGTGCCGGTTACGGCCATTGCATCCTTGTAGTTCAGGCTGGAGTAATCGACCTTGACCGTCACGTCCCCGGCCGGCAGTTGGGCTATGCTCAACTCCTGCAAATGGCACTGCGTCTTGCCGTCCTCCTGCGTCAGCACCAGGGCCTTGAATGGGTGGTCATGCTTCATGCTGCGTTCCTTTGTAGTTGGTTGGGTGTCAGTCCACCCGGCTGCCCGAGAGCTGCACGAGTTCGCCCCAGCTGCGGTATTCCTGGCGCAAGAGCTGCGAGAATTCCTCCGGCGTATCGACGCGCGCGAACGCGCCGATGGCCTTGAGCGATTGGGCCAGCGCCGGCGTGGCGACCGCGTCGCGTATTTCCTGGTTCATGCGCCGCACGACTGGCTGGGGCGTCCCTTTCGGAAACAGCATCCCCAGCCAGGGATTGGCCTGGAACCCGGGGTAGCCTGCTTCGGCGAAAGTCGGCGTATCCGGCAGCATGGGCAGGCGCTGGCTCGCGCCCACCGCCAGCGCCTTCAGGCGGCCGGACTGGATATGCGGCAGGGTCACCGCCACCGTGTCCAGGCCGATGGCGACGTTGCCGCCGATCATGTCGGTCATGGCTTTGGCGCTGCCCTGATATGGGATATGCGTCAGCTGCAGCTTGGCCTCGCGCTCCAGCATCACCATGCCCAGGTGCGACAGGGTGCCGTTGCCCGACGAGGAAAAATTCAACGCGCCGGGATGACGCTGCGCGTACTCCCGCAAGCTCGCCACGTCGCTGAACGGCTGAGCGGCATTGGCCACCAGCACCATGGGCAGGTCGGCCACCAGGCCGACGGGTTCAAAGTCCCGCAAAGTGTCGTAGCCGGTCGATTTGTAGAGGTGCGGATTGCTGACCAACGACGCGGTCGCCGACAGCATCATGGTGTAGCCGTCGGGCGCGGCTTTCGCCAGCGCCGCCAAAGCAATGCTGCCGCCCTGCCCGGGCCGGTTCTCCACGATCACGGGCTGGTTCAATCTGGGCGACAGCCTCTCGGCCAGCAGCCGCGCCACCGCGTCCGTCGCCTGGCCGGGCGGGAAGCCCACCAGCAGCTTGACCGGCTTGGCGGGCCACTCGGGTCCGGCCTGTGCTGGCGTCGCCGTGATCAGGCCCGCTGCCAAGATCCATCCTGCTGTCCATGCGCGCATCGTCGTCTCCTCCTTGTGGCGCCCGGAGCCTGTCTCAAGGCGGCTCCGTGGCGATGGAATCCGTACTAGATAACGCCCCGCTCCCGCAGGGCTGCCTGCTGTTCGCCGCTGATGCCCAGCGCGCCCAACACCTCCGCGTTGTGCTGCCCCAGGCTGGGGCCGGCGTGATGCACCGCGCCCGGCGTCGCCGAGAACCTGGGCACCACGCTTTGCATCCGTACCGGCCCCAGTTCTTCATCCTGCACCGAGACAATGCCCTGGCGGGCTGCGATATGCGGATCGCGGAAGATGTCGGCGATGTCATAGATCGGGCTGAAGCCGACCGAGTGCGCATCAAGCAAGGCCCCCAGTTCGGCCAGCGTATGGCGCGCGATCGCCGCGGCCACCAGGGCATCCAGCGCCTCGCGGTTGCGCACCCGGTCTGGATTTGTCAGGTAGCGCGGGTCCTGCGCCACGCCGTCCAATTCCAGCGCCACGCACAAGCGTTCGAAAATGCGCTGCGTCGATGCCGCGATCGAGGCCCAATGGCCGTCACGGGTCCGATAGACGTTGCCTGGCGCGGCATACTGGCTGCTGTTGCCCAGCCGGCCGCGG encodes:
- a CDS encoding ABC transporter substrate-binding protein, which encodes MKLKQWLSLPLAAALLAAAPAMAAEKFRVGYLRVMDDAQAIVAQEGGYYKKAGLDSELIEFKSGTDLIKAIVGGQLDIGVLGFTNAVAWASKGADLKVVGGAQQGYHSLIVRDDSGIKDIAGLKGKTLASQAEGSTADVVLKGVVLKQGNLSADDVNVMGVSPAVAVQSLVGKRVDAAFLFEPYDRIAQLIAPVKQIYEVGQAWPFPCMVVITSGETLAKRKDDVWKALDAQNQAIQLLQKEPAQASKLIASYFIAEPTLKTLTRGELPRETVIAEAIGTQVFTPKLTDKDTRRMQEIADILQAQGSLKTRDGKPYDVSSIVDLSWQEARKL
- a CDS encoding ABC-F family ATPase, with amino-acid sequence MISTANLTIQFGPKPLFENVSVKFGEGNRYGLIGANGSGKSTFMKIIGGDLEASAGNVSLEPGVRLGKLRQDQFAFEDLRVLDVVMMGHTEMWAAMSERDAIYANPEATEDDYMRAADLEAKFAEYDGYTAEARAGELLLGLEIAVDQHNLPMREVAPGWKLRVLLAQALFSNPDVLLLDEPTNNLDINTIRWLENVLNGYQSTMIIISHDRHFLNQVCTHMADVDYGEIRIYAGNYDDYMLASTQARERLVSNNAKAKERVAELQDFVRRFAANKSKSRQATSRLKQIDRIKADQVVVKPSSRQNPYIRFEQNKVMHRLAVTVENLTKAYDAPVIRKFSAMVDAGEKIAIIGANGVGKTTLLRLLATDLQPDSGDVKWSENADLGYMAQDVSDQFLQTDINLLDWMGDHRQPGDDDQSIRSVLGRLLFSADDLPKAPKVLSGGEKNRMTFGRLMLGRHNVMLLDEPTNHLDMESIESLQFALEKYEGTLVFVSHDREFVSGLATRVIEILPTGEIVDYRGGYDDYLTSRGIDA
- a CDS encoding SDR family NAD(P)-dependent oxidoreductase, encoding MNHTAYLLDQRSIIVTGAAQGIGRAISELAMQLGARVTAVDMNADALAAFEREAPQGQLLTLAGDVSDPAFAEAAVAQTAERFGTVDGLVNNAGITRTAMIEKMTQEAWQKVIDVHLTGSFQFLQAVGRHMLATARETGKPGGSVVNITSDAGRRGTIGQINYAAAKSGVLGLTMSAAREWGKYGIRVNTIGFGVVETPMTETIRGDKFRDTYLSQIPLGRFGQPEEVAWPVCFLLSDAASYMTGQHLYANGGMTIGM
- a CDS encoding ABC transporter ATP-binding protein, yielding MNLTFDHVHKHFGELPVVDGFTSEIKAGELVALVGPSGCGKSTLLHLAAGLEKPTEGSVLADGKAVAGPHPSRTLVFQEHALYPWLTLEDNVALALEFQNTPKARAREAARQWLARVSLAGFEHYYPHQVSGGMRQRAALARAFIAQPQTMLMDEPFGALDALTRLSLQDVLRQLIAQEKPTVLLVTHDVDEALFLADRIIVFSPRPARVLREFNLAHREKTHDLSGLATEKREILRLLGIAVDGSSEHADLALAA
- a CDS encoding Zn-ribbon domain-containing OB-fold protein; translated protein: MPTETQAAEPGPQACYEAYLDEGRFMLQRDRASGEFFFYPRVAAPRSGSRDLEWAAPSGLGRVHAATVIHPRPPETPYSVVLIDLDEGPRLMSRVDGIPAQEVRIGARVRARVIQEAGRGLLVFEPTAEQA
- a CDS encoding CaiB/BaiF CoA transferase family protein; protein product: MERDNTAAAQPRGALSHLKILDLTRVLAGPWATQTLADMGADVIKVERPEHGDDTRGWGPPFLTGADGAETRDSSYFLSANRGKRSITVDLATAEGQALIAELAKDSDVLVENYKVGTLARFGLDYESLRAINPRLIYCSITGFGQDGPYAPLPGYDFVFQGMGGLMSITGDPAGEPMKSGIAITDLLTGVYASTAILAAVEHRRVSGVGQYIDMSLLDCVITISSYQAINYFLSGRVPQRMGNAHSNMVPYQVFACKEGSVIVAVGNDGQYRAFCGAIGRADLAADERYATAGQRNRNRDTLIPPIAEAMRARTMLEWVEILQAVNVPCGPIYNIEQVFQDPHVRHRGMQLSLPHAAGVDTPAVANPIRMRDTPMRYDRAAPTLGQHTDSVLRERLGLDDSRIAELKTRGII
- a CDS encoding thiolase encodes the protein MTQDRFPRGKAAIVAGATYGIGQMPGMSSMDLAVGASLAALDQAGLRPDQVDGLFIGLPDDFMSGLGFAEYLGISPRLTDNNRTGGSSFLTHAMWAALALEAGQCDVALIAYGSNQRSGAGKLVSSMRPSPNEAPYRLARPVGAYALAASRYAHQYGLKREQLGAVAIAARQWAMLNPEAAMREPLDMAQYLSARMVAEPLSVRDCCLVTDGAAAVVMTRADRARDHCARPAYLLGAAAATDHREITNMPDLTVTAAVRSGARAYAQAGVRPQDIDVLELYDAFTINPILFLEDLGFCAKGEGAAFVENGRIAPGGELPVNTNGGGLSCVHPGMYGLFTMVEAYVQLAGLGGARQVPGASLALAHGNGGELSSQATLILGAAETL
- a CDS encoding enoyl-CoA hydratase/isomerase family protein — protein: MTLKITRHGATAVLAMDRPDQRNALSLEMRDAFAHALPELREDDGIKAVVLTGSGGHFCAGGDIKSIAQAHAAGLDAFEGRERIRKIHRWYDALVDLEKPVISAVEGVAFGAGLSLALCADYAIARRGATFCAVFARIGYVPDMLGMYLLPRAVGLARAKELVFTARVCEAEEALELGLVQALCDGDPLEQALAMAERFHAAPTQALGLAKTIMNRTFESSREDIYAQEAMAQAICRDSAFHRDAARRFVEKLPPAYKWD
- a CDS encoding MaoC family dehydratase, yielding MITLDSIAALRAFSGQPAALTPWQAVDQDTINRFGLATGDTQWIHMDPQRAQAESPYGAAIAHGLLTLSLLPSLYASAIRFPNRRLAVNYGFDRVRFTQAVKAGARIRGAFALAGVDELPDGQARLAWDVRIDIDGEERPALVARWLTQIAYHPAQKEQA
- a CDS encoding Bug family tripartite tricarboxylate transporter substrate binding protein, yielding MRIITAAVCGALTLAAVAAAPALAQDGPVRFIVPYPPGGAADQITRLVAQEMSKGGGETIIVENKPGAAGMIAADYVARAKPDGKTFFVGSNAPLVINQALYAKMTYNPAKDFVPVSGLAKSPLLLVVRHDLPARDVKALIALGKQSPGKLTMGSAGTGNITYLAGEYAVSKLGFQVTHVPYQGSAPAIVGLMGSSTDMMFDALPSSMAQAQAGKIRPFAVLDDKRFAGLPDVPTAAELGYAGMDASAWFGLVAPADTQPAVVQSMNRGVNQALQQPELQRKLTQIGAVSMPGDAQVFAAFVQAERDRWLPVARDLGLKAQ